The Mauremys reevesii isolate NIE-2019 linkage group 13, ASM1616193v1, whole genome shotgun sequence genome contains a region encoding:
- the PFDN4 gene encoding prefoldin subunit 4, with amino-acid sequence MAATMKKAAAEDVNVTFEDQQKINKFARNTSRITELKEEIEVKKKQLQNLEDACDDMMMLDDEDSILIPYQIGDVFISHSQDETHEMLEEAKKNLQGEIEVLESRVESIQRVLSDLKVQLYAKFGNNINLEADDS; translated from the exons ATGGCTGCCACCATGAAGAAAGCG GCTGCTGAAGATGTCAATGTTACTTTTGAAGATCAACAGAAAATTAACAAGTTTGCGAGAAATACCAGCAGGATTACAGAGCTGAAAGAAGAAATAGAAGTTAAAAAG AAACAACTTCAGAATTTGGAAGATGCATGCGATGACATGATGATGCTTGATGATGAAGATTCAATACTGATACCCTATCAGATTGGTGATGTTTTTATCAGTCATTCCCAAGATGAGACACATGAGATGCTGGAGGAGGCAAAG AAAAACTTACAAGGAGAAATTGAAGTGTTAGAATCTCGAGTGGAATCAATTCAGAGGGTATTATCTGACCTGAAGGTTCAGCTTTATGCAAAATTTGGAAACAATATAAACCTTGAGGCTGATGACAGTTAA